A window of Fictibacillus halophilus contains these coding sequences:
- a CDS encoding putative holin-like toxin: protein MGMTVFEAMSLMIGFSMLVLTIIRSKDNS from the coding sequence ATGGGGATGACAGTATTTGAAGCGATGTCGCTCATGATTGGTTTTTCAATGCTTGTTCTTACCATAATCCGCTCCAAAGATAATTCATAA
- a CDS encoding FAD-binding oxidoreductase, whose amino-acid sequence MTKSDLLLEMQKITSEKRATQNETILWQHSHDESYHHPVSPDVVVYPNSSDEISSILKFANENKIPVVPYGAGSSLEGHCIPIKGGISLNFQEMNEVLEIRPDDFLVKVQPGVTRTQLNLALKKFGLFFPVDPGADATIGGMAATNASGTTSVKYGIMRDQVRNLQVVLADGKVIQTGGMAAKSSAGYHLTSMFVGSEGTLGVFTEITLKVYGIPESVLAARCTFPSVQTAVEAASAVLGSGTGIARMELVDERSIVQVNHNSDTAYTEAPTLFLEFQGNPASVTYEAALTKELLESFGGLEWVEERDSKARAKLWEARHHLAYAFKHGYPGKSMMFTDVCLPLSELSGAIVHARKTMDEVGVPGAVLGHVGDGNFHAILMYDSSIIEEREKADTVNTRIVDYALQKGGTCTGEHGIGIGKAKYLAKEHADTLPIMLAIKKQLDPNDILNPGKIII is encoded by the coding sequence ATGACAAAGTCAGACCTTTTGCTTGAAATGCAGAAAATAACTTCTGAAAAACGTGCCACACAAAATGAAACGATCCTTTGGCAGCATAGCCATGATGAATCTTATCACCACCCTGTTTCTCCTGATGTAGTTGTATACCCTAATTCATCCGATGAAATTTCTTCTATATTAAAATTCGCAAATGAAAACAAAATCCCTGTCGTGCCTTACGGAGCCGGTTCCAGTCTTGAAGGTCACTGTATACCCATAAAAGGTGGCATCTCTCTTAACTTTCAAGAAATGAATGAAGTACTGGAGATTCGTCCAGATGATTTTTTAGTAAAAGTACAACCTGGCGTTACACGTACTCAGCTTAACCTAGCCTTAAAAAAATTCGGTTTGTTCTTTCCAGTCGATCCTGGAGCAGATGCTACGATCGGTGGGATGGCAGCTACGAATGCAAGCGGAACAACAAGCGTAAAATATGGAATCATGCGCGACCAAGTCAGAAATCTTCAAGTAGTACTAGCTGATGGAAAAGTCATCCAAACTGGCGGAATGGCTGCTAAATCGTCAGCCGGCTATCACTTGACCTCCATGTTTGTAGGCTCAGAAGGTACTCTCGGGGTTTTTACTGAGATTACATTAAAAGTATACGGCATTCCTGAATCCGTTCTTGCAGCAAGGTGCACATTTCCATCTGTTCAAACGGCAGTTGAAGCAGCAAGTGCGGTTCTTGGCTCTGGCACCGGAATCGCGAGGATGGAGTTAGTCGATGAACGTTCGATCGTCCAAGTGAACCACAATAGTGATACGGCGTATACGGAAGCACCTACCTTATTTCTAGAGTTTCAAGGCAATCCAGCAAGTGTTACATATGAAGCAGCACTAACTAAGGAGTTGCTTGAGAGCTTTGGAGGTCTAGAATGGGTAGAGGAACGTGATTCAAAAGCTCGTGCCAAGCTTTGGGAAGCCCGACACCATTTAGCTTATGCATTTAAACATGGCTATCCTGGAAAATCAATGATGTTCACGGATGTTTGCCTTCCACTCTCTGAATTATCTGGAGCAATCGTACATGCGAGAAAAACGATGGATGAGGTGGGTGTTCCAGGTGCAGTGCTCGGTCATGTAGGGGATGGAAATTTTCATGCCATTTTGATGTATGATAGCTCGATTATAGAAGAGCGCGAAAAAGCAGATACGGTGAACACTCGTATAGTGGACTATGCTCTTCAAAAAGGCGGTACTTGTACAGGAGAGCACGGTATTGGAATCGGAAAAGCAAAATATTTGGCTAAAGAACATGCTGACACACTTCCCATCATGTTAGCTATAAAAAAACAATTGGATCCAAACGACATTTTAAACCCAGGTAAGATCATAATATAG
- a CDS encoding BsuPI-related putative proteinase inhibitor: MIGDGKEDTKNQQSPKDGKEERSGQDGQNGIVAGNMEGTIKVQEQQNAKGILFRYELKNQTEKEKVFQFSSSQKFDYVIKDKSDKIVYQYSKNHMFMQVLTSLKLKQGDVFKQDILVNNLEPGSHTLEVWLTPTGETEDYRQKITFNWN, from the coding sequence GTGATAGGTGATGGTAAAGAAGACACTAAGAACCAACAAAGTCCTAAGGATGGCAAAGAAGAGCGATCTGGACAAGATGGTCAGAACGGCATCGTTGCTGGGAACATGGAAGGCACGATTAAGGTTCAAGAACAGCAGAACGCAAAAGGTATATTATTTCGATATGAATTAAAAAATCAAACAGAAAAAGAAAAGGTGTTCCAATTTTCATCTAGTCAAAAATTTGATTATGTGATTAAAGACAAGAGTGATAAAATTGTTTACCAATACTCTAAAAACCATATGTTCATGCAGGTTCTTACTTCATTAAAATTGAAACAAGGAGATGTATTTAAGCAGGATATTTTAGTGAACAACCTTGAGCCAGGGTCTCATACACTTGAAGTATGGTTGACTCCAACCGGGGAAACAGAAGATTACAGACAAAAAATCACTTTTAATTGGAACTAA
- a CDS encoding ATP-dependent Clp protease ATP-binding subunit: MRCEQCEVNPATIQMSISMNKEKKQFVLCSNCYHKVKQEMTTGGGMNMNFSSFDDIFQQMMNGQAFADQANSHQHQQTQNGKRGGGFLDKFGRNLTDAAKAGIIDPVIGRDQEVRRVIEILNRRTKNNPVLIGEPGVGKTAIAEGLATKIVEGNVPAKLLNKEVYLLDVASLVADTGVRGQFEERMKQLIAELQKRKNVILFVDEVHQIVGAGSAEGSMDAGNILKPALARGELQMVGATTLKEYRQIEKDAALERRFQPVIVNEPTTDEAFEILKGLATRYEDYHQVKFTEEALKACVTLSHRYIQDRFLPDKAIDLMDEAGSKSNLQHITIEKSSIEERLEELVKEKEKAAADENYELAAKLRQEELLLDEKLKTQEEDKKAAIVQVEDIQLIVEQKTGIPVRKLQSDEQSKMKELAAKLSAQVIGQDEAVEKVAKAIRRSRAGIKAKKRPIGSFLFVGPTGVGKTELTKTLAKEIFGDEESMIRLDMSEYMEKHAVSKLIGSPPGYVGHEEAGQLTEQIRRKPYSILLLDEIEKAHPDVQHMFLQIMEDGRLTDSQGRTVSFKDTVIIMTSNAGSAVKQTKKLGFNTEEVEKETQILDSLGGYFKPEFLNRFDSIVQFQSLKEDHLVKIVDLMLEELSVQLEEQNISISVTSAAKQKLAKLGYHPAFGARPLRRIIQEHIEDKIADVLLDDENVGKLTVNVSEGQIVVKKA, encoded by the coding sequence ATGCGTTGTGAACAATGTGAAGTTAATCCTGCTACGATTCAAATGAGTATCTCTATGAATAAGGAAAAGAAACAATTTGTGCTCTGCTCTAATTGTTACCATAAAGTAAAACAAGAAATGACTACTGGAGGGGGAATGAACATGAATTTTTCTTCTTTCGATGATATTTTTCAACAGATGATGAATGGTCAAGCATTTGCAGACCAAGCTAATAGTCATCAGCATCAACAAACTCAAAACGGAAAACGAGGCGGAGGCTTCTTAGATAAATTTGGCCGTAACTTAACAGATGCGGCAAAGGCAGGAATCATCGATCCGGTCATCGGGCGTGATCAAGAGGTGCGTCGTGTCATTGAAATATTGAATCGCCGTACAAAAAATAACCCGGTGTTAATAGGGGAGCCAGGTGTAGGTAAAACTGCAATAGCTGAAGGCTTAGCTACTAAAATTGTAGAAGGCAATGTTCCGGCAAAGCTTCTGAACAAAGAAGTCTACTTGTTAGATGTTGCTTCACTCGTTGCAGATACTGGTGTAAGAGGGCAGTTTGAAGAAAGAATGAAACAACTCATTGCCGAACTTCAAAAACGCAAGAACGTAATTCTCTTTGTGGACGAGGTTCATCAGATTGTAGGAGCAGGCTCTGCTGAAGGATCAATGGACGCAGGAAACATTTTAAAGCCAGCACTCGCTCGCGGTGAACTGCAGATGGTTGGTGCTACAACCCTTAAAGAATACCGCCAGATCGAAAAAGATGCAGCCCTAGAACGACGCTTCCAGCCTGTTATCGTTAACGAACCAACTACGGATGAAGCGTTTGAAATTCTTAAAGGACTTGCGACTCGGTATGAAGATTATCACCAAGTTAAATTTACAGAAGAAGCTTTAAAAGCTTGTGTTACTTTATCGCATCGTTATATTCAAGACAGATTTTTGCCAGATAAAGCAATCGATCTTATGGATGAAGCAGGTTCAAAGAGCAATCTTCAACATATTACGATCGAAAAATCATCTATTGAAGAGCGCCTAGAGGAACTCGTTAAAGAAAAAGAAAAAGCTGCAGCAGATGAAAACTATGAACTCGCAGCTAAGCTTCGACAAGAAGAATTATTACTCGATGAGAAACTTAAAACACAAGAAGAAGATAAAAAGGCAGCGATTGTTCAAGTAGAAGACATCCAACTTATCGTTGAACAGAAAACAGGAATTCCAGTTCGTAAACTACAAAGTGATGAACAGTCTAAAATGAAAGAGCTTGCTGCAAAACTTTCAGCTCAAGTAATCGGACAAGATGAAGCGGTGGAAAAGGTAGCAAAAGCAATCCGCAGAAGTCGCGCAGGAATAAAAGCGAAAAAACGTCCGATCGGTTCCTTCTTATTTGTAGGACCAACGGGTGTAGGTAAAACAGAATTAACGAAAACATTAGCTAAAGAAATCTTTGGTGATGAAGAAAGCATGATTCGTCTCGACATGAGTGAATACATGGAAAAGCATGCCGTATCCAAGTTGATCGGTTCTCCTCCAGGATATGTGGGTCATGAAGAGGCTGGACAATTGACAGAACAAATCCGCCGTAAGCCATACAGCATCTTGCTGCTTGATGAGATCGAAAAAGCTCATCCAGACGTACAGCACATGTTTCTTCAGATCATGGAAGACGGTAGACTGACTGACAGCCAAGGCCGTACAGTAAGTTTTAAAGATACTGTGATCATCATGACAAGTAATGCGGGTTCAGCTGTAAAACAGACAAAGAAACTTGGTTTTAATACAGAAGAGGTTGAAAAAGAGACGCAGATTTTAGACTCATTAGGCGGCTATTTCAAACCAGAGTTTCTTAACCGTTTTGATAGCATCGTACAATTCCAGTCTTTAAAAGAAGATCACCTTGTGAAGATTGTTGATTTGATGCTGGAAGAGCTTTCTGTTCAACTTGAAGAACAAAACATCTCGATCTCAGTAACTTCTGCAGCTAAACAAAAACTTGCTAAACTAGGTTATCACCCGGCTTTCGGAGCAAGACCACTTCGTCGTATCATTCAAGAACACATTGAAGATAAAATTGCAGATGTTCTCTTAGATGATGAGAATGTAGGAAAGCTAACAGTAAATGTTTCTGAAGGACAGATTGTTGTGAAAAAAGCGTAA
- a CDS encoding YbjQ family protein, producing MIVVTTENIKGYDVKEVKGSAFGVVVRARGIGGDIMAGLRGIMGGEIKEYTSMLEDARKQAVDRMVKNATEMGGNAIIMMRFDSGEMGNNMSEIVAYGTVVVIEKQ from the coding sequence ATGATCGTCGTTACCACTGAGAATATAAAAGGCTATGATGTGAAGGAAGTAAAAGGTTCTGCTTTTGGAGTTGTCGTACGTGCTCGTGGAATCGGAGGCGACATTATGGCAGGACTGCGAGGCATAATGGGCGGAGAGATCAAAGAGTATACGAGCATGCTTGAAGATGCCCGTAAGCAAGCAGTTGACCGTATGGTTAAGAATGCTACGGAGATGGGTGGCAACGCAATCATCATGATGCGCTTTGATTCTGGTGAGATGGGCAATAATATGAGCGAGATTGTTGCTTATGGAACAGTTGTTGTCATTGAAAAACAATGA
- a CDS encoding penicillin acylase family protein — protein MESTLQKKKSVKRLSWKKSLVIIGIAIVVILVAAAGTAYFLLQKSKPVINGTIPLTGLHATVDVYRDRDGVPHIEANSMKDLFMAQGFVTAQDRMFQMDLSRRQASGMLSEVIGEKTLTRDKFFRTLGLRRAAEASYGEYSKEMKQYLSWYADGVNAYMDQAKKNNTLPIEFLLVGYEPEKWTPVDSLVIGKYMAFDLGGHWEGQAFRYYLTETFSKEKALDLFPGYPKDAPSILEDLQTEGIDFEKSFAGSVIPNYHNGSNNWVVAGKKTKSGKPLLANDPHLSLGTPSIWYQAHLKAPDYEVSGVIFAGIPGIIVGNNKTIAWGVTNVGPDVQELYVEKRNPKNPYEFQYLANWEKADVVKERIKVKDKVDVDHEVVITRHGPVISEFAHHDKPGTALSLKWTALQPSKELEAVIMMNRSKNWNQFEKALQSFHTPAQNFVFASTDGTIAYKANGLIPIRKQEYTSLPVPGWTDQYEWEGYIPWNELPTSVNPEKGYIATANNKVTADSYPYHISDTFAQPYRQQRIVEVLEGKEKLTATDMQSLQFDQKNKQAEEMLPILMQQVMKKPLNDKEKEVISLLKKWNNVDSKKSAAPLIFHIWMSHFSDELFKEEISEEMLKMFDGREQVVDELIRKANSGDPGPWIRENGGLEKVTQHSFESMITFLSEKFGEDPSKWEWGNFHTLTFEHPLAAIKPLHLLFNPGTQSMGGSRVSVGVAGWDRETGSITHGGAWRMVIDMSDTSRAFHVVGPGQSGHVLSPWYEDQVEDWATGKYHETVLDQKKWPKDQHLVLQPKVEK, from the coding sequence GTGGAGAGTACGCTTCAGAAAAAAAAGTCTGTTAAACGATTATCATGGAAGAAAAGTTTAGTTATCATCGGAATTGCTATAGTCGTGATTCTTGTAGCGGCAGCAGGTACTGCCTATTTTTTGCTTCAAAAAAGTAAGCCCGTAATAAATGGGACAATACCGCTAACCGGACTCCATGCAACGGTAGATGTTTACAGAGATAGAGATGGGGTTCCCCATATTGAAGCAAATTCGATGAAAGACCTATTTATGGCTCAAGGATTTGTAACGGCTCAGGACAGGATGTTTCAAATGGATTTAAGCAGAAGACAAGCATCAGGAATGCTCAGTGAGGTTATTGGGGAAAAGACACTGACTCGTGATAAGTTTTTTAGAACACTTGGTTTGAGAAGAGCAGCGGAAGCCTCTTATGGTGAGTATTCTAAAGAAATGAAACAATATCTTTCATGGTACGCAGATGGTGTGAACGCTTATATGGACCAAGCGAAGAAAAATAACACGCTACCTATTGAATTTTTGCTCGTTGGGTATGAGCCAGAGAAATGGACCCCGGTTGATTCGCTCGTAATCGGTAAATATATGGCTTTCGATCTTGGGGGACATTGGGAAGGACAAGCGTTTCGATATTATTTAACAGAAACGTTCTCAAAAGAAAAAGCTCTGGATTTATTTCCAGGATATCCGAAAGACGCACCATCCATATTAGAAGATCTGCAAACAGAAGGTATTGATTTTGAGAAAAGTTTCGCAGGATCCGTTATACCAAACTATCATAATGGAAGTAACAATTGGGTAGTTGCGGGCAAGAAGACGAAATCTGGTAAGCCGCTTCTTGCCAACGATCCTCACCTTTCACTAGGTACGCCTTCTATATGGTATCAGGCCCATCTAAAAGCTCCAGATTATGAAGTTTCTGGTGTTATATTTGCAGGAATACCTGGTATCATTGTGGGCAATAACAAGACGATCGCATGGGGTGTTACGAACGTTGGTCCAGATGTTCAAGAACTATATGTAGAAAAAAGAAATCCAAAGAATCCATATGAATTTCAATACTTGGCAAACTGGGAAAAAGCTGATGTCGTTAAAGAGAGAATTAAAGTAAAGGATAAAGTAGATGTGGATCATGAAGTTGTTATCACGAGACACGGACCTGTTATTTCAGAGTTTGCACATCACGATAAACCAGGTACAGCCCTTTCATTAAAGTGGACAGCTCTTCAACCTTCAAAAGAGCTCGAGGCTGTCATTATGATGAACCGCTCTAAAAACTGGAATCAGTTCGAAAAAGCGCTCCAATCGTTTCATACCCCTGCGCAGAATTTTGTTTTTGCTAGTACAGATGGAACGATTGCATACAAAGCAAACGGGTTGATCCCTATTCGCAAACAAGAGTATACGTCACTTCCTGTTCCAGGATGGACAGATCAATATGAATGGGAAGGCTACATCCCATGGAATGAACTGCCAACAAGTGTTAATCCTGAAAAAGGATATATAGCGACTGCGAACAATAAAGTTACTGCTGATTCCTATCCTTATCATATTTCGGATACATTTGCTCAACCTTATAGACAACAACGAATCGTAGAAGTTCTTGAAGGGAAAGAAAAGCTTACGGCAACAGACATGCAATCCTTGCAATTCGATCAAAAAAACAAGCAAGCAGAAGAAATGCTGCCTATTTTGATGCAACAGGTTATGAAAAAACCATTGAACGATAAGGAAAAGGAAGTCATCTCACTTCTGAAAAAATGGAACAATGTTGATAGTAAGAAAAGTGCTGCTCCATTAATCTTCCATATCTGGATGAGTCATTTTAGTGATGAGTTGTTTAAGGAAGAGATCAGTGAAGAGATGCTGAAGATGTTTGATGGCAGAGAACAAGTGGTGGACGAACTGATAAGAAAGGCGAACTCTGGGGATCCAGGTCCATGGATTAGAGAAAATGGCGGGTTAGAAAAAGTTACCCAACACTCTTTTGAATCGATGATAACTTTTCTATCAGAAAAATTTGGTGAAGATCCATCAAAGTGGGAATGGGGAAACTTTCATACGTTAACATTTGAACATCCACTTGCTGCGATTAAACCATTACATCTATTGTTTAATCCTGGTACTCAAAGTATGGGCGGAAGTAGAGTGTCAGTCGGTGTAGCTGGCTGGGACCGTGAAACGGGTAGCATTACTCACGGGGGAGCTTGGCGAATGGTGATTGATATGTCTGATACATCGAGAGCGTTTCATGTGGTAGGGCCAGGTCAATCTGGTCATGTGCTGAGCCCTTGGTATGAGGATCAGGTTGAAGATTGGGCAACAGGAAAGTATCACGAAACCGTTCTAGATCAGAAAAAATGGCCGAAGGATCAGCATCTCGTTTTGCAGCCAAAAGTAGAAAAATAA